The following is a genomic window from Malus sylvestris chromosome 7, drMalSylv7.2, whole genome shotgun sequence.
gtcaacattttatattgattttttatagagataacaagacaaaaagcaatagtaatataaaatgttgacgtggcttaaccgtgacagcacaaataggaggggatgagagtgtatgggaagtggaacttaatatttaaattaaatgggcCATAAATTCTGGACAGGCCTATCGCAATAATTTTCAAGCTACTATTTAGGTTCTCCAAAGTGGCAATGGTACGAAGTATATATGCTAATCCATTTCCTATTCTCTGTCATGAGTTGGTTATTGAACAACACTACTCTCGCCCTCTTACTCCTCAACAAAATAGACTTGCCCAACGTAATCATCGCCATATAGCCACCTTAATACGGGCCTTACTCAACATTTCGGGGCTCCTTTATGCATTATGGGATGAAGCTGCCCCCACAACCGTCCATCTCATTAATCTTTTTTCCTGCCTCACTCTTAATTGGAATTCtccttatttttttcattttggttttcCTCCTACTTATTCTCACCTTCGTGTCTTCGAGTGTTTGTGTTTTCCTCATCTTGAATCTTATGTCTCCCACAAATTAGAGAGTCGATTTAAGCCACGTGTCTTTATAGGTTATCGTCCTCATCATAAAACTATAAAAGTATAGGTGTCTTGATCCCCAAACAGGTCGTGTTGACGTGTCACGTCATGTTATTTGTAATGAaatttatttttcctataatGAGTTGCAAGTACAACGCTCTTTGGGTAAATTGAGCTTCCTATCCaagataccatgaagaaagttaaattttcaccataaaaccaaatgtTTATATGAGGAGTAGCTAATTACTTATAGGTTATAGTCCTCATCATAAAAGTTATAGGTGTCTCGATCCTCAAACAGTTCGTGATGATGTGTCGCGCCAtatatttttaatgaaatttatttttcatgtaagGACTTGCAGGTATAATGCTCATCGAAGTACATTCAGTTGTTGAGATGAATCCCACATTGGTGAGATGAGagaccttgcatgtgcttataagtagttagGTGACTAtctatattgccaattagttttatggtagaacctcaaTTTCCTTATAGTATCAGAGCAGATTgtcccacatgtgaagcccaatGTACTTTGCATGTATTTATAAGTCGTTGAGCTACtccctatattgccaattggttttatggtggaacctcaacttcctTAATTATGAGCTTCCTATCCAACCTCTCTCTACCCCAAATTGTTGtcctgataccatgaagaaagttgaattTTCACAATAAAACCAAATGGCTATATGAGGAGTAGTTAGTTACtccctatattgccaattagttttatggtggaacctcaacttcctTAATTATGAGCTTCCTATCCAACCTCTCTCTACCCCAAATTGTTGtcctgataccatgaagaaagttgaattTTCACAATAAAACCAAATGGCTATATGAGGAGTAGTTAGTTACTTATAACGACATACAAGGTCACTTATTTTCTTGATATGAGATTCACTCTCAACATACAATAATAAGCCAAGAGATCTATTTAATTGCATGTCACTATTAGGTTTTATCTCTTATGTTTGATGGTACCGCTAATAGATAGAAGGGCAAAGAATTGAATAACTTGTGCACCAAAGAACTAGTAATGAAACGAAAGGATAGTTACTTTCactctcattttctctttttatgTCCTCATTTTGTGTTTATCCCTTCTCCCTTGATTTATTAGTGCACTCTAAGGCTAGAAAAATTAGAAATGAGTGCATGGGAGAAAAAGTGGAGCGCCAAAATCACTACATACAGAAGGAAATCAAACAACCAGAATTACAAACTAAGTGAATATGTAAagtggatcaaatttgaaatattttacaGATTATATACAGTTATTACActtgatttatatatatactcACTCATCACTGATGAGTTTTTAAGAAACGCATAGAAATTATGAGATTTTCATACATAAAGAGTACAGTGATCAATCCACTAGTTCTCTAACTCTCTCTGGCTATGATGACATACCAACCTCTTCCATAGCCAGGCAGGGTTGAAGTTCATTCAACATTAAGATGCGAAACCAACATTGCCTGCAGGAACCTGCAGATTGAGTAGGCAACAAATACGAGGGTGCAGTCTCGAGAGATCACTTCACAGATTTGTTTGGAGAGTTCACATATAGAAGACATCCGGATCCTTTCTTATTCCCTTTGCAAGTTGAGACCAAAAGATAACATGAAAACTGATTTAGCCTGGAACCCTAAAGATATGTTCCTCACCACTCTTCTCATCAACCTTGACAACCCATTTGCTCTTACCACTCGTCTTCTTTCTTCCTCCACCCCAATTTTCATTTCCTCTCTGATCAATATTCTTCCCAATCATTGTGACCTCCATTCCTTTTCCTATCGGATGCTTCGTAGACCTTACCGGAaccctcttctttttctctcctAAATTCCCTTCCAATCCTTTTCTTTCACCAACCAAGTTATTAGCCACAACCACTGATTTTCTAGGGTTAACATCAAGCAACTTCAACAGCCTTGTGTACTCATCGTTCTTGCAATCAACCAGAGAAAAATCAATGTTCTCGTAATTCAACAAGAGCTCAAAAGGGTCACCGGTCTTGAACTCTACCAAGTCTTTAAGGCCTGAGTCTCTGATAACTTTCTTTGATTCATTAAGGACTGGCTCCGGAAGAATGCAAACCAATTTTCCACCTGTGTGTTTTGCAGCAGCTGCTAGGGCTATCGTTGACGGGGAAACACTTGAGGTGACCTCCACTATGAGTTTGGCTTTCATGCCAGCAGCCAAGGCCGATACAAATTCATTGCTGCCTGGCTCTTGTGTTTTCCATGAGTCACATTGTCTTCTGCGGTCATTACACTGCAgaaatgaatataaatttggAGTTAGCACATTTAAACAACACAAGAACCAAGATACACAGCTGAAAAACTAGGATTTATATGAAATTGTTCTTTTATTTGACTGCTACGACATGTTTTCAAACTGTCAATCTGTACAATTGAAAATGTAAACTTTAATTTGGTGTAATTTGTAATATTCTGACAATATAACGTGTCAACTATCTGGCAAGATTTTCAAGTCCCGTTTCGGTAACGACCTCTAAGAGAAACAAACCCAAGTGAATTCTTGAATCAATCATAAGTTCTTCTCCAAAAGAGAGAAATTAAAcgtgaaaataaaaattcaaggaAGAAAAGTACCAGTTTTAGGGTATCAAAATAAGCGTTTGTAGCAGATGCTGCAGACCATTCCATCATCCTCATAGCCCCCATGATCTGATTCGTATAAATTGTTCCAATTCCGAACTTTGCACTAACCACAAATGATAGAAGATGCAACAAAACTTGAGCAATAACAATCAAGGACAAGGGATTAGAACGTGTTTTTCTCTCGCGACGTTCAGGACTAGAATTAAAACGCTTAGTGCAGTCCTGGTTTAATGTTTGTGGTCTACTGTTCATATATGtactctctctttttttcttgtttgtttggtttgatatggtttttttttttttggtggtatTGTTGGTACTTGGTAGCATATATAAGAGGGAGAAGCTCAGAAGATCGAGGCCGTTCTGTATGATTGGAGCTGATTAATGACGCGGTGATCGATCGTGTCTAGTCAAACCGTGTTATAGTTTCTAGACCGTAGAGCAAAATACGCGGGCAGTATTGACTCAGCtctcatttttctaaaaatggGAAACTCTGGTAGTTCTGCTAGAAGCTTAATTCTGGTTGTTGGTACAGGCTTAAAAGCTTCCACTATACTATTTAGATTTTGCAACATTCTAGTTTAGGGCCTCTAACATTTGCACTTCATTGAGGAAATATTCAGTGATCCAAAATACGGTCATGTGATgttatattttcaattaaattataacATAGGATAATATTCAAAATCCGACATATCAACATTGTTGTTTATGTTGGATAGTGGCCAACTTGCAAATGCTTTCGGCTACACAAAAATCCAAACAACTTTTggctataaaaaaattataaagaaagaAGGTGGACAACACctttccttgttttggggaggAAAATAGGGAAAAGGTTTTTTGTTCTCTTCAACACCCGTGGGTGTTGGTTCAATATGGGTACAAGTTGCCTTTGAAGCAAATAGAAAATAGAGAGAGCTCATTTCGGTTTGATGAAAACAAGAGAGAACCAAGAGCTCTTTTTGTAGAGAGCAAGGGAGAGTTGCAGTGAGTCCAAACAGAAGAAGAAGCTGCTGCTTCATTTGATTAGTAATCATCAACCAAAGTAATTGTTGTAGTAATAGCCTTGAGttatatgtatagagaagaaattattcattatatttctttctctatttgtttctttggtgtgtgagagctattgtgtgtattgggcttttgggttgtgagattgccaacactttgtaaactcccatttggttgatagtggattattgggtgagctcctactgctccgaggacgtactccagttacactgactgtggaggaacctcgttaaaatcttggtgttatTTTCTatattgttcttgcattttcatttgataaatttcctgtgggttagattgagttggttccataaggtttggtgttatcctagcacaacaattggtatcagagcactagttgctcttgggtactgtctagttgccaaagatgtcagacgggcaagatgaaaatccttttggaagcagctccgggtttgcaagaactacggtgcaaaatgcaaagttcgaagtggaaaagtttgatggcacaaacaacttcgggatgtggcaatgtgaggtcaaagatgtgttagctcaacaagatctacttgccgctttgggagagaagccggaaactatgtcgaagccggaatgggaaaaattaaatttgtgggcttgctcttcaattcggttatgccttgcaaaaactcagaagtattttgtgatgcgggagacagtagcaagtgtgttgtggcaaaaattggaagacaagtatatgacgaagagtgcagagaatcggctacacttgaagaaaaagctctaccgcttccaatacaaagaaggtacaaaaatgattagacaccttgatgcttttaataagttgattgccgacttgttaaatttagatgaggatattaaggatgaagataaggccttaatattgttgaattccttgccggactcttatgagcattttgttaccactattatgcatggtaaagaaactgtgaaatttgaagatgtgtcaaatgccttgatgaattatgaaatgaggcatagagataaaaatcatgatagtacctctgaagctttatttgttagaggtagatcatcggagagaagatcatcttctagcaggaaaaaatcacagtctcgacctagaggaaactctaaaggtagaaaacctttggaaagggatgaatgtgccttttgtcgtaataagggccattggaagaaagattgtcccaaattgaagaccaaaggaaaagaaagttctgaagctaatgttgctgaggttgaaacagatttttctgattttgctttaaccacttcctcatcatttgattgtgctactaagtgggtgttggatacgggttgtactcatcatatgactcctcacaaggattggttttcaagcttgaaagagtttgatggtggcgttgtgtttatgggagatgacaatccttgcacaacaaaagggattggtacagttcgtttgaagttgcatgatggcatggttaaagagttgacaggtgttcggtatgtaccgaatttgaagaaaaatcttatttctttgggtactttggaatccaagggtttcaggtttcattcagatggaaagacattgaaagttactt
Proteins encoded in this region:
- the LOC126628226 gene encoding uncharacterized protein LOC126628226, producing the protein MNSRPQTLNQDCTKRFNSSPERRERKTRSNPLSLIVIAQVLLHLLSFVVSAKFGIGTIYTNQIMGAMRMMEWSAASATNAYFDTLKLCNDRRRQCDSWKTQEPGSNEFVSALAAGMKAKLIVEVTSSVSPSTIALAAAAKHTGGKLVCILPEPVLNESKKVIRDSGLKDLVEFKTGDPFELLLNYENIDFSLVDCKNDEYTRLLKLLDVNPRKSVVVANNLVGERKGLEGNLGEKKKRVPVRSTKHPIGKGMEVTMIGKNIDQRGNENWGGGRKKTSGKSKWVVKVDEKSGEEHIFRVPG